One genomic segment of Carassius auratus strain Wakin chromosome 29, ASM336829v1, whole genome shotgun sequence includes these proteins:
- the LOC113048234 gene encoding ATP synthase subunit gamma, mitochondrial-like isoform X1: MLGRASAAVFLPQCGQVRNMATLKDITIRLKSIKNIQKITKSMKMVAAAKYSRAEKSLKPARVYGTGAMALYEKAEIKAAEDKNKHLIIGVSSDRGLCGAIHSSVAKVMKNEIAKLSDAGKEVMVVNVGDKLRGLLYRTHGKHILINCKEVGRKPPTFTDASVIATELLDSGYEFDQGAIVFNRFRSVISYKTDEKPLFSLDTVASSENMGIYDDIDADVLRNYQEFSLVNIIYFGLKESTTSEQSARMTAMDNASKNASEMIDKLTLTFNRTRQSVITKELIEIISGAAAL, from the exons ATGCTCGGCAGGGCCAGCGCGGCGGTGTTCCTCCCACAATG TGGGCAGGTCCGGAACATGGCTACCTTGAAGGACA TCACCATTCGGTTGAAGTCCATCAAGAACATCCAGAAGATAACCAAATCCATGAAGATGGTGGCAGCAGCAAAGTATTCCAGAGCTGAGAAATCCCTGAAGCCCGCCCGGGTCTATGGCACCGGCGCTATGG CACTTTACGAGAAGGCTGAGATCAAGGCTGCAGAAGACAAGAACAAGCACTTGATTATTGGTGTGTCGTCTGACCGTGGTCTCTGCGGTGCCATCCACAGCAGCGTGGCCAAAGTCATGAAGAATGAGATCGCCAAGCTCTCCGATGCCGGCAAAGAGGTCATGGTTGTCAATGTGGGTGACAAACTCCGAGGTCTGCTGTACAG GACCCATGGCAAACACATCCTGATCAACTGTAAAGAGGTGGGCCGCAAGCCTCCCACCTTTACTGATGCTTCTGTCATTGCCACAGAGCTGCTGGACTCTGGTTATGAGTTTGACCAGGGAGCCATAGTATTCAACCGATTCAG GTCTGTGATTTCATATAAGACGGACGAGAAACCTCTATTTTCCCTGGACACTGTTGCAAGCTCAG AAAACATGGGCATCTATGATGACATCGATGCTGATGTGCTGAGGAACTATCAGGAGTTTTCTCTGGTCAACATCATCTACTTCGGGCTGAAGGAGTCCACCACCAGTGAGCAGAGTGCCAGAATGACTGCTATGGACAATGCCAGCAAAAATGCTT CTGAGATGATAGACAAGCTGACCCTGACCTTCAACCGAACACGCCAGTCTGTCATCACCAAGGAGCTCATTGAGATCATTTCTGGAGCCGCTGCACT ataa
- the LOC113048234 gene encoding ATP synthase subunit gamma, mitochondrial-like isoform X2, producing the protein MLGRASAAVFLPQCGQVRNMATLKDITIRLKSIKNIQKITKSMKMVAAAKYSRAEKSLKPARVYGTGAMALYEKAEIKAAEDKNKHLIIGVSSDRGLCGAIHSSVAKVMKNEIAKLSDAGKEVMVVNVGDKLRGLLYRTHGKHILINCKEVGRKPPTFTDASVIATELLDSGYEFDQGAIVFNRFRSVISYKTDEKPLFSLDTVASSENMGIYDDIDADVLRNYQEFSLVNIIYFGLKESTTSEQSARMTAMDNASKNASEMIDKLTLTFNRTRQSVITKELIEIISGAAAL; encoded by the exons ATGCTCGGCAGGGCCAGCGCGGCGGTGTTCCTCCCACAATG TGGGCAGGTCCGGAACATGGCTACCTTGAAGGACA TCACCATTCGGTTGAAGTCCATCAAGAACATCCAGAAGATAACCAAATCCATGAAGATGGTGGCAGCAGCAAAGTATTCCAGAGCTGAGAAATCCCTGAAGCCCGCCCGGGTCTATGGCACCGGCGCTATGG CACTTTACGAGAAGGCTGAGATCAAGGCTGCAGAAGACAAGAACAAGCACTTGATTATTGGTGTGTCGTCTGACCGTGGTCTCTGCGGTGCCATCCACAGCAGCGTGGCCAAAGTCATGAAGAATGAGATCGCCAAGCTCTCCGATGCCGGCAAAGAGGTCATGGTTGTCAATGTGGGTGACAAACTCCGAGGTCTGCTGTACAG GACCCATGGCAAACACATCCTGATCAACTGTAAAGAGGTGGGCCGCAAGCCTCCCACCTTTACTGATGCTTCTGTCATTGCCACAGAGCTGCTGGACTCTGGTTATGAGTTTGACCAGGGAGCCATAGTATTCAACCGATTCAG GTCTGTGATTTCATATAAGACGGACGAGAAACCTCTATTTTCCCTGGACACTGTTGCAAGCTCAG AAAACATGGGCATCTATGATGACATCGATGCTGATGTGCTGAGGAACTATCAGGAGTTTTCTCTGGTCAACATCATCTACTTCGGGCTGAAGGAGTCCACCACCAGTGAGCAGAGTGCCAGAATGACTGCTATGGACAATGCCAGCAAAAATGCTT CTGAGATGATAGACAAGCTGACCCTGACCTTCAACCGAACACGCCAGTCTGTCATCACCAAGGAGCTCATTGAGATCATTTCTGGAGCCGCTGCACTGTAA
- the LOC113048235 gene encoding inter-alpha-trypsin inhibitor heavy chain H2-like isoform X1, which translates to MKTPVLLCVLLFVQSWSFEFIIDGEWESETSGPLDQYHHSGRYRRNVLSSEEEEDFEAIQGNDITVKSYKVESRITSRFAHTTVKSSVVNSGPSAQSIGFNVQIPKRAFINNFTMNVNGITFVGSVKEKTVARNLYAQARARGKAAGIVRTNSQAMETFRTEVHVPPGSKVEFELHYQEMMQRKLGVYEHTLHLQPGRLVPLLQVDVYIFEPKGISFVTASNTLGKQLSELTKISHTKDKAHIVFKPTVQQQRKCDNCTESSVDGVFTVKYDVERESNAGELQVSDGHFVQFFAPSDLSPLSKNIVFVIDVSGSMWGLKMKQTVEAMKAILDDLSMDDYFSIIDFNHNVRCWNEDLVQASSIQVNEAKNYVESIKPNGGTNINEALLRAVQMLMRASNQGLINPRSVSMIILVSDGDPTVGEIKLSTIQKNVKRVMREEFSLYSLGIGFDVDFDFLERIAMENRGIAQRIHANHDAAEQLKTFYSQVSSPLLRTISIHFSENAVNNVTQNRFDKFFQGSELIVAGKLQQSDYTTLQSLTTASAANMDLSIQTEADILGLDSVLSTHQHSFTGFARQMWAYITVNQLLAERSLASTAMKKRGITQKIMALAVEHQFVTPFTAMLVEGQDQGRAERLIADSPRDSKHGCCSATAPLSGRQTVHQLVYSKPPWIQATKAPTEEVSGKVEEAVLNFVDNDPHFIIHLPKSKMDICFNVDSKPGHILNLISDPGTGVTINGQLVGSKKMKNNKIDTYFGTISIYSKTHGVQAIVGTNRIDLMEGRNNHSFSWRATAELVLNRMRVSIVKEEHVTVTVDEKISVMVFLHRVWKKHPIQVDFLGIYMSNTNKYSTQVHGLIGQFAEEPEVKVYGVHEGADPKKKEATMEVKGNKLAVTRGWQKDYRRDRKRGSDVYCWFIHNSGKGFIDGSYTSYILPQLDSFLTSI; encoded by the exons ATGAAGACTCCAGTTCTTCTGTGTGTCCTGCTCTTTGTGCAGAGCTGGTCTTTCGAGTTTATCATCGATGGCGAGTGGGAAAGTGAAACA TCAGGTCCTTTGGATCAGTACCACCATTCTGGGAGATACAGG agAAATGTTTTGTCCAGTGAAGAAGAAGAGGATTTTGAG GCAATTCAGGGCAATGACATCACAGTTAAGAGCTATAAGGTTGAGAGCAGAATCACGTCGCGGTTCGCTCACACCACAGTCAAGAGCTCCGTGGTCAACTCAGGCCCCAGCGCCCAGAGCATCGGCTTCAACGTGCAGATCCCCAAACGGGCCTTCATTAACAACTTCACCAT GAATGTCAATGGGATCACATTCGTCGGCTCAGTGAAGGAGAAGACAGTGGCACGGAACCTTTACGCTCAAGCAAGAGCTCGGGGGAAAGCAGCCGGCATCGTCAG GACTAACTCTCAAGCAATGGAGACCTTTAGGACGGAGGTGCATGTTCCTCCAGGCAGCAAAGTGGAGTTTGAGCTGCACTATCAGGAAATGATGCAGAGGAAACTGGGTGTCTACGAGCACACACTACACTTACAACCTGGACGCTTGGTTCCACTGCTGCAG GTTGATGTGTATATATTTGAGCCCAAAGGTATCAGTTTTGTCACAGCCTCTAACACACTGGGAAAGCAATTGTCAGAGTTGACCAAAATCAGCCACACGAAAGACAAAGCCCACATTGTGTTCAAACCAACGGTGCAGCAGCAGCGCAAGTGTGACAACTGCACTGAAAGCTCAGTGGATGGCGTGTTTACTGTGAAGTATGatgtggagagagagagcaatgctGGAGAACTTCAG GTGTCTGACGGTCATTTTGTTCAGTTCTTTGCTCCATCTGATCTATCTCCTCTgtccaaaaacattgtttttgtcatCGATGTGAGTGGAAGCATGTGGGGGCTGAAAATGAAACAG acAGTGGAGGCAATGAAGGCTATTCTGGATGATCTGTCGATGGATGACTACTTCAGCATCATAGATTTCAATCACAATGTCCGTTGCTGGAATGAAGATCTGGTCCAAGCTTCCTCCATCCAAGTGAACGAAGCTAAAAATTACGTCGAGAGCATCAAGCCCAACGGAG GCACCAACATCAACGAGGCTTTACTGAGAGCAGTGCAGATGCTGATGAGAGCTTCCAATCAGGGATTGATCAACCCTCGTTCTGTGTCTATGATCATTCTGGTGTCTGATGGAGACCCGACAGTGG GAGAAATAAAGCTGAGCACTATTCAGAAAAACGTGAAACGCGTGATGAGGGAGGAGTTTTCTCTATACTCTCTTGGTATTGGTTTTGACGTAGACTTCGACTTCCTGGAGCGAATTGCCATGGAGAACAGAGGCATCGCCCAGAGGATTCATGCTAACCATGATGCCGCAGAACAGTTAAAG ACGTTCTACAGTCAGGTCTCGTCTCCTCTCCTGAGAACCATCAGCATTCATTTTTCCGAGAACGCTGTGAATAACGTGACTCAGAATCGTTTTGACAAGTTCTTCCAAGGTTCTGAGCTGATAGTGGCTGGAAAACTCCAACAGTCAGACTACACAACGCTGCAAAGCCTCACCACCGCTTCCGCT GCAAACATGGACCTGAGCATTCAGACAGAAGCGGATATTCTCGGGTTGGACTCTGTGCTCAGCACGCATCAGCATTCCTTCACTGGCTTTGCTCGGCAGATGTGGGCGTACATTACTGTCAATCAGCTATTGGCCGAACG CTCTCTAGCTTCTACTGCGATGAAGAAGCGTGGGATCACCCAGAAGATCATGGCCCTGGCTGTGGAGCATCAGTTTGTGACCCCTTTCACCGCCATGCTGGTGGAGGGTCAAGACCAGGGCAGGGCAGAGCGACTGATCGCAGACTCACCCAGAGACTCCAAACATGGCTGCTGCTCAG caACTGCTCCCTTATCTGGACGACAGACGGTGCATCAGTTAGTCTATTCAAAACCTCCCTGGATTCAAGCTACAAAAGCTCCAACTGAAGAAGTATCTGGAAAGGTTGAAGAAGCCGTTTTAAACTTTG TGGACAATGACCCCCACTTCATCATTCACTTACCTAAAAGTAAGATGGACATCTGCTTCAACGTTGACTCTAAACCCGGACACATCCTCAACCTGATTTCAGATCCTGGAACAG GAGTCACAATCAACGGTCAGTTGGTTGGGTCTAAGAAGATGAAGAACAACAAAATAGACACATATTTCGGCACCATCTCCATATACTCTAAAACACACGGTGTGCAGGCTATAGTAGGAACCAACAGAATCGACCTGATGGAGGGCAGGAACAATCATTCCTTCTCTTGGAGAGCCACAGCTGAGCTGGTGCTGAACag GATGAGGGTCTCCATAGTGAAAGAGGAACATGTTACGGTGACAGTTGATGAGAAGATTTCAGTGATGGTGTTTTTGCATCGGGTGTGGAAGAAGCATCCTATACAAGTGGACTTCCTGGGCATTTACATGTCCAACACCAACAAATACTCCACACAGGTTCATGGTCTCATTG GTCAGTTTGCAGAGGAACCAGAAGTAAAGGTGTACGGCGTGCACGAGGGAGCAGATCCAAAGAAGAAAGAGGCCACGATGGAGGTGAAAGGCAACAAACTAGCTGTCACCAG GGGCTGGCAGAAGGACTACAGGCGAGACAGGAAACGAGGTTCCGATGTCTACTGCTGGTTTATCCATAACAGCGGGAAAGGCTTCATTGATGGCAGTTACACCAGTTATATCCTGCCTCAGCTGGACAGCTTCCTGACCTCCATCTGA
- the LOC113048235 gene encoding inter-alpha-trypsin inhibitor heavy chain H2-like isoform X2 has protein sequence MNVNGITFVGSVKEKTVARNLYAQARARGKAAGIVRTNSQAMETFRTEVHVPPGSKVEFELHYQEMMQRKLGVYEHTLHLQPGRLVPLLQVDVYIFEPKGISFVTASNTLGKQLSELTKISHTKDKAHIVFKPTVQQQRKCDNCTESSVDGVFTVKYDVERESNAGELQVSDGHFVQFFAPSDLSPLSKNIVFVIDVSGSMWGLKMKQTVEAMKAILDDLSMDDYFSIIDFNHNVRCWNEDLVQASSIQVNEAKNYVESIKPNGGTNINEALLRAVQMLMRASNQGLINPRSVSMIILVSDGDPTVGEIKLSTIQKNVKRVMREEFSLYSLGIGFDVDFDFLERIAMENRGIAQRIHANHDAAEQLKTFYSQVSSPLLRTISIHFSENAVNNVTQNRFDKFFQGSELIVAGKLQQSDYTTLQSLTTASAANMDLSIQTEADILGLDSVLSTHQHSFTGFARQMWAYITVNQLLAERSLASTAMKKRGITQKIMALAVEHQFVTPFTAMLVEGQDQGRAERLIADSPRDSKHGCCSATAPLSGRQTVHQLVYSKPPWIQATKAPTEEVSGKVEEAVLNFVDNDPHFIIHLPKSKMDICFNVDSKPGHILNLISDPGTGVTINGQLVGSKKMKNNKIDTYFGTISIYSKTHGVQAIVGTNRIDLMEGRNNHSFSWRATAELVLNRMRVSIVKEEHVTVTVDEKISVMVFLHRVWKKHPIQVDFLGIYMSNTNKYSTQVHGLIGQFAEEPEVKVYGVHEGADPKKKEATMEVKGNKLAVTRGWQKDYRRDRKRGSDVYCWFIHNSGKGFIDGSYTSYILPQLDSFLTSI, from the exons AT GAATGTCAATGGGATCACATTCGTCGGCTCAGTGAAGGAGAAGACAGTGGCACGGAACCTTTACGCTCAAGCAAGAGCTCGGGGGAAAGCAGCCGGCATCGTCAG GACTAACTCTCAAGCAATGGAGACCTTTAGGACGGAGGTGCATGTTCCTCCAGGCAGCAAAGTGGAGTTTGAGCTGCACTATCAGGAAATGATGCAGAGGAAACTGGGTGTCTACGAGCACACACTACACTTACAACCTGGACGCTTGGTTCCACTGCTGCAG GTTGATGTGTATATATTTGAGCCCAAAGGTATCAGTTTTGTCACAGCCTCTAACACACTGGGAAAGCAATTGTCAGAGTTGACCAAAATCAGCCACACGAAAGACAAAGCCCACATTGTGTTCAAACCAACGGTGCAGCAGCAGCGCAAGTGTGACAACTGCACTGAAAGCTCAGTGGATGGCGTGTTTACTGTGAAGTATGatgtggagagagagagcaatgctGGAGAACTTCAG GTGTCTGACGGTCATTTTGTTCAGTTCTTTGCTCCATCTGATCTATCTCCTCTgtccaaaaacattgtttttgtcatCGATGTGAGTGGAAGCATGTGGGGGCTGAAAATGAAACAG acAGTGGAGGCAATGAAGGCTATTCTGGATGATCTGTCGATGGATGACTACTTCAGCATCATAGATTTCAATCACAATGTCCGTTGCTGGAATGAAGATCTGGTCCAAGCTTCCTCCATCCAAGTGAACGAAGCTAAAAATTACGTCGAGAGCATCAAGCCCAACGGAG GCACCAACATCAACGAGGCTTTACTGAGAGCAGTGCAGATGCTGATGAGAGCTTCCAATCAGGGATTGATCAACCCTCGTTCTGTGTCTATGATCATTCTGGTGTCTGATGGAGACCCGACAGTGG GAGAAATAAAGCTGAGCACTATTCAGAAAAACGTGAAACGCGTGATGAGGGAGGAGTTTTCTCTATACTCTCTTGGTATTGGTTTTGACGTAGACTTCGACTTCCTGGAGCGAATTGCCATGGAGAACAGAGGCATCGCCCAGAGGATTCATGCTAACCATGATGCCGCAGAACAGTTAAAG ACGTTCTACAGTCAGGTCTCGTCTCCTCTCCTGAGAACCATCAGCATTCATTTTTCCGAGAACGCTGTGAATAACGTGACTCAGAATCGTTTTGACAAGTTCTTCCAAGGTTCTGAGCTGATAGTGGCTGGAAAACTCCAACAGTCAGACTACACAACGCTGCAAAGCCTCACCACCGCTTCCGCT GCAAACATGGACCTGAGCATTCAGACAGAAGCGGATATTCTCGGGTTGGACTCTGTGCTCAGCACGCATCAGCATTCCTTCACTGGCTTTGCTCGGCAGATGTGGGCGTACATTACTGTCAATCAGCTATTGGCCGAACG CTCTCTAGCTTCTACTGCGATGAAGAAGCGTGGGATCACCCAGAAGATCATGGCCCTGGCTGTGGAGCATCAGTTTGTGACCCCTTTCACCGCCATGCTGGTGGAGGGTCAAGACCAGGGCAGGGCAGAGCGACTGATCGCAGACTCACCCAGAGACTCCAAACATGGCTGCTGCTCAG caACTGCTCCCTTATCTGGACGACAGACGGTGCATCAGTTAGTCTATTCAAAACCTCCCTGGATTCAAGCTACAAAAGCTCCAACTGAAGAAGTATCTGGAAAGGTTGAAGAAGCCGTTTTAAACTTTG TGGACAATGACCCCCACTTCATCATTCACTTACCTAAAAGTAAGATGGACATCTGCTTCAACGTTGACTCTAAACCCGGACACATCCTCAACCTGATTTCAGATCCTGGAACAG GAGTCACAATCAACGGTCAGTTGGTTGGGTCTAAGAAGATGAAGAACAACAAAATAGACACATATTTCGGCACCATCTCCATATACTCTAAAACACACGGTGTGCAGGCTATAGTAGGAACCAACAGAATCGACCTGATGGAGGGCAGGAACAATCATTCCTTCTCTTGGAGAGCCACAGCTGAGCTGGTGCTGAACag GATGAGGGTCTCCATAGTGAAAGAGGAACATGTTACGGTGACAGTTGATGAGAAGATTTCAGTGATGGTGTTTTTGCATCGGGTGTGGAAGAAGCATCCTATACAAGTGGACTTCCTGGGCATTTACATGTCCAACACCAACAAATACTCCACACAGGTTCATGGTCTCATTG GTCAGTTTGCAGAGGAACCAGAAGTAAAGGTGTACGGCGTGCACGAGGGAGCAGATCCAAAGAAGAAAGAGGCCACGATGGAGGTGAAAGGCAACAAACTAGCTGTCACCAG GGGCTGGCAGAAGGACTACAGGCGAGACAGGAAACGAGGTTCCGATGTCTACTGCTGGTTTATCCATAACAGCGGGAAAGGCTTCATTGATGGCAGTTACACCAGTTATATCCTGCCTCAGCTGGACAGCTTCCTGACCTCCATCTGA
- the LOC113048236 gene encoding inter-alpha-trypsin inhibitor heavy chain H5-like gives MSHLKMLLTVLVLYLCAVFQCQSEDTELSEDVDFDEYAFADIDPNAAPRRIARQVKTLLTKEIKPHIQELSVQTTIISRYAFTAVSCSMLNRHSAATQGVFQFHIPTAAYISNFTMIVGGRVFPSQVKAKEKKMKKGGGENSGKKNKNTPEQSEGEMEVFRMEVTIPGRNRAVFLLTYEELLQRRLGHYEHVTSVRPMQLVSRLSVGVTVVEHSRITYLEVLPLRNGKTPSSKGNVKADGKAGPPASTVVRQNDTFCKITFTPNIAQQAKIATNGMLGEFVVHYDVERETGTGIGDIQVLDGHFVHYFAPKDLPVVPKNVVFVIDTSASMVGTKIRQTKEALFTIMRELRPNDHFNFVTFSNRIRVWQPGKLVPVTPNNIRDAKKFIYMISPTGGTDINGGIQAGSALLSDYLSSKEESHHNSVSLIIFLTDGRPTVGAVQSPVIIGNTKTAVQEKFCLFTIGMGDDVDYRLLERMSLENCGTMRRIPEDADASVMLKGFYDEIGTPLLSDIRVEYSEDAVEYITQNLFTNYFNGSELIVAGKLTNHSPDSLHVQVTASNSERSIVLEKDVSIHEREQETERRLAEAEVGANVNGYVERLWGYLSVKDGLKGRLRSQMSAEWENYTQHATNLSLTYNFLTPLTQMIVEKPQVLANGSLAQTQKEAEATEAPPPAESSNQLSKDDNSQTPQSLHRNQHPKSISAVSKATSGGSKFTKKPVTLSKTSADGDPHFVVEVPQSKLTVCFNINGEPGHILRLVTDHKHSGVTVNGALIGAPAPAGSHKEQRTYFKTITIVADKPHRSYIEVTPQKVILDDRDRMILPSSSSISIETANLGLVIVANTNLTVTILGTIQFVILFHKYKNPAPYQRDHLGFYIANSKGLSKDTHGLLGQFLYEDIGLTQLPGNFSTAGKNSTQETLGENISLPSCPALKVKDRTVTVIKKSRRIYSGKQTVDCWFARNNAAKLIDGQYSDYVVSHLFDTGDWANGANTH, from the exons ATGTCACATCTTAAGATGCTGCTCACAGTCCTTGTCTTGTATTTGTGTGCGGTTTTTCAGTGCCAAAGTGAGGATACCGAATTGTCAGAGGATGTGGACTTTGATGAATACGCGTTCGCTGACATAGATCCAAATGCT GCTCCTCGCAGAATCGCGCGGCAGGTGAAAACGCTTCTAACTAAG GAAATTAAACCTCACATTCAAGAGCTGTCGGTCCAGACCACCATCATTTCCCGCTATGCCTTCACTGCGGTGTCGTGTAGCATGCTCAACAGACACTCGGCTGCTACTCAGGGGGTCTTTCAATTCCACATCCCCACCGCTGCATACATCTCTAACTTTACCAT GATTGTGGGCGGACGAGTATTTCCCAGCCAGGTGAAGGCCAAAGAAAAGAAGATGAAGAAGGGAGGTGGAGAAAACAGTGGCAAGAAGAACAAGAACACACCAGAGCAGAG TGAGGGTGAGATGGAGGTGTTTCGAATGGAGGTCACTATTCCTGGACGCAACCGTGCTGTCTTCCTCCTGACCTATGAAGAGCTGCTGCAGAGACGATTGGGCCATTACGAGCATGTGACCAGTGTTCGGCCAATGCAATTGGTCAGCAGACTCAGCGTGGGCGTTACTGTAGTGGAGCACTCTCGCATCACTTACCTTGAAGTCTTACCCCTACGAAATGGCAAAACTCCATCTTCCAAAGGCAATGTGAAAGCAGATG GTAAAGCAGGACCACCAGCTTCCACAGTAGTCAGACAAAACGACACCTTCTGCAAGATCACCTTCACTCCAAACATTGCCCAGCAGGCCAAGATTGCAACCAACGGCATGCTGGGAGAATTTGTGGTGCATTATGATGTAGAGAGAGAAACTGGCACTGGCATTGGCGATATTCAG GTGCTAGATGGACATTTTGTACACTATTTTGCCCCCAAAGACCTGCCTGTCGTGCCGAAGAATGTTGTATTTGTGATCGATACCAGTGCTTCCATGGTTGGAACCAAAATCAGACAG ACCAAAGAAGCTCTGTTCACGATCATGCGCGAGCTGCGGCCCAATGATCACTTCAATTTTGTCACTTTTTCCAATCGTATCCGTGTATGGCAGCCGGGCAAACTTGTGCCTGTTACACCCAACAATATACGTGACGCCAAGAAATTCATCTACATGATCTCACCCACTGGAG GCACTGACATCAATGGTGGCATTCAGGCAGGCTCAGCTTTACTCAGTGACTATCTCTCCAGCAAAGAAGAGTCCCATCACAACAGCGTGTCACTCATAATCTTCCTGACTGATGGGCGGCCCACCGTTGGTGCGGTTCAGAGCCCGGTCATCATTGGCAACACCAAAACAGCAGTGCAGGAAAAGTTCTGCCTCTTCACTATCGGGATGGGTGATGACGTGGACTACAGGCTTTTGGAGAGGATGTCCCTGGAGAACTGTGGAACCATGAGGAGAATCCCAGAGGATGCAGATGCCAGCGTTATGCTCAAAGG CTTCTACGATGAAATTGGCACTCCATTGTTATCCGACATCCGGGTGGAGTACTCTGAAGATGCTGTGGAATACATCACACAGAACCTTTTTACAAACTACTTCAACGGCTCTGAGCTCATTGTAGCTGGAAAACTGACCAACCATAGCCCAGACTCGTTGCATGTTCAGGTAACCGCCAGCAATAGCGAGCGTAGCATCGTGCTGGAGAAAGATGTGTCCATACACGAGCGAGAGCAGGAAACCGAAAGGCGGTTGGCGGAAGCGGAGGTGGGTGCCAATGTGAACGGTTACGTGGAACGACTGTGGGGTTACCTGAGTGTTAAGGACGGGCTAAAAGGACGACTCAGAAGCCAGATGAGCGCAGAATGGGAAAACTACACGCAACATGCAACAAATCTTTCATTAACATATAATTTCCTCACGCCACTCACCCAAATGATAGTGGAGAAACCACAAGTGTTGGCCAATGGATCTTTAGCACAGACACAGAAAGAAGCAGAGGCCACCGAGGCTCCGCCCCCTGCTGAGTCATCCAATCAGCTATCGAAAGACGACAACAGTCAAACACCCCAGAGCCTGCACAGAAATCAACATCCCAAGTCAATTTCTGCAGTCTCAAAGGCAACAA GTGGCGGCAGCAAATTTACCAAAAAGCCAGTCACCTTATCCAAAACATCAG CTGATGGTGACCCTCATTTTGTGGTGGAGGTTCCCCAGAGTAAACTGACTGTGTGTTTCAACATTAATGGGGAGCCAGGACACATTCTCCGACTTGTGACTGATCATAAACACTCAG GCGTGACTGTGAACGGTGCACTGATCGGAGCTCCAGCCCCAGCCGGCAGTCATAAAGAACAGAGGACGTATTTCAAGACCATAACTATAGTAGCCGATAAACCACACCGCTCTTATATTGAGGTGACCCCACAAAAGGTCATACTGGACGACCGGGACCGGATGATCTTACCATCCAGCTCTAGCATTTCCATCGAGACCGCAAACCTGGGTTTGGTCATTGTAGCTAACACAAACCTGACAGTGACCATCCTAGGAACTATCCAGTTCGTCATCTTATTCCACAAATACAAAAATCCAGCGCCCTATCAACGGGATCACCTGGGGTTTTACATCGCTAACAGCAAAGGATTGAGCAAGGATACACATGGGTTGCTAG GCCAGTTCCTGTATGAAGACATTGGGCTGACACAGCTTCCTGGAAATTTCAGCACGGCCGGAAAAAACAGCACACAGGAAACACTAGGGGAAAATATCAGTCTACCCAGCTGCCCTGCCCTGAAGGTGAAGGACCGT